A stretch of the Peromyscus leucopus breed LL Stock chromosome 10, UCI_PerLeu_2.1, whole genome shotgun sequence genome encodes the following:
- the LOC114701999 gene encoding smad nuclear interacting protein 1-like yields the protein MKAKQERSWQRSHPADDALATLEVKQEPLSPEPVSRCLPDAPACASSSRSPGKRKHESSGRRSESPPAKRSRSSHYSAVRVKQEPEDHPPRGPEHLQHRQPSERLQRGAGNRERDQHQGRSRQRSSWDERPVRGQGRHGDSQKLQAQDEERDFQNARHRQEHRQQKEGAGGEAHEVIPRPAANRSKEVPVKEKRSLELSGALLEDANTFRGVVIKYSEPPEAQIPKKRWRLYPFKNDDMLPVMYIHRQSAYLLGRDRLIANIPIDHPSCSKQHAVFQYRLVEHTRADGTVGRTVKPYIIDLGSSNGTFLNSKRIEPQRYYELKEKDVLKFGFSSRDYVLLHESSDTSEADRKEDEEEEEE from the coding sequence ATGAAGGCCAAGCAGGAGCGAAGCTGGCAGCGGTCCCACCCGGCGGATGACGCGCTGGCGACCCTGGAGGTGAAGCAGGAGCCTTTGAGCCCCGAACCTGTCTCGCGCTGCCTACCCGACGCCCCAGCCTGTGCTAGTTCGAGTCGGTCCCCAGGCAAAAGGAAACACGAGTCCTCGGGGAGAAGAAGCGAGTCTCCACCGGCCAAGAGAAGCCGGAGCTCCCACTACTCCGCGGTCAgagtgaagcaggaacctgaggacCATCCACCGCGAGGTCCAGAGCATCTGCAGCACCGGCAGCCATCAGAACGGCTGCAGAGGGGAGCGGGGAACCGAGAGCGAGACCAGCACCAGGGTCGTTCCCGCCAAAGGAGCAGCTGGGATGAGAGGCCGGTCCGTGGGCAGGGTCGGCATGGAGACAGCCAGAAGCTGCAGGCCCAGGACGAAGAGAGGGACTTCCAGAATGCCAGGCACCGCCAGGAGCATCGCCAGCAGAAAGAAGGTGCTGGCGGTGAGGCTCACGAGGTGATCCCTCGCCCTGCTGCTAACAGAAGCAAAGAAGTGCCTGTTAAAGAGAAACGGAGCCTTGAACTTTCTGGGGCACTACTTGAGGACGCCAATACCTTCCGGGGTGTGGTCATTAAGTACAGCGAACCCCCAGAAGCCCAGATCCCCAAAAAACGGTGGCGTCTCTACCCCTTTAAAAATGACGACATGCTTCCGGTCATGTACATCCACCGGCAGAGTGCTTACCTTCTGGGTCGAGATCGCCTCATCGCCAACATCCCCATCGACCATCCCTCTTGCTCAAAGCAGCATGCAGTCTTCCAGTACCGGCTTGTGGAGCACACGCGTGCTGACGGCACTGTTGGTCGGACCGTGAAGCCCTACATCATTGACCTCGGCTCCAGCAACGGAACCTTCTTGAACAGCAAGCGTATCGAGCCACAGAGATACTACGAACTGAAGGAAAAGGATGTCCTTAAATTTGGGTTCAGCAGCAGGGACTATGTCTTGCTCCATGAGTCTTCAGACACCTCTgaagcagacaggaaggaagatgaggaggaggaggaggag